A window of Chryseobacterium shandongense genomic DNA:
AATTAAAAACCGGATGTATGCAAAATGAAGATTGTCGTATGCAAATTACGGATTGTGATTCTTGAGTTTAATTAACAATAAAGATTTGCTACAGAATCATGTGCACAATTAACAAGATCTGCGCGAGATAAAATTAAGTAGAGATTCTTCATTTCGCTTTGCTTCACTCAGAATGACAAAAATACAACACAATCACCTGTGAAAAATTACGTAAGATTAAAATTTATATAGTAAATTATTTTCTTGGCTTATCACTCATATAAAAACTCAGTTTTCCACCATTTATAATATCAGAATGCTTCAGAATGAAATTTTTAATTTCCTTTCCATTCAAAACAACTTTCCGAACATACATATTCTTCGGACTTTGATTAATCGCCTCGATTTCAAATGTTTTTCCATTTTCTAAATTCAACATAGCATGTTCTATCGCCGGACTGCCAATGGCATAATCTACCGAACCCGGAGCTACAGGGTAAAAGCCCAGCGAACTCAAAATATACCATGCGCTCATTTGCCCGGCATCATCATTTCCACCTAATCCGTCGGGAGTTGCTTTATACTGCATTTCTAAAATCCGTCTGATCTGAGCCTGTGTTTTCCAAGGTTGTCCTGCCCAATTGTACAGATAAGCAACGTGATGAGCAGGTTCGTTTCCGTGAACATAGCCTCCGATAATTCCTTCGCGGGTAATGTCTTCGGTATCAGCAAAAAATTCATCAGGCAAATGCATGGTGAACAATTTATCCAGTTTGGAAGCGAATTTTTTCTTTCCGCCCATGAGCTGAATCAATTCATCCGGATTTTGAGGAACAAAAAAACTGTAATTCCAGGAATTTCCTTCAATAAAACCTTGCCCGTGCGTGCTTAAAGCATTAAAATCCTTCTTAAAACTTCCGTCAGCGAGGCGAGGACGCATGAATCCACTACTCTTATCAAAATTATTTTTCCAGTTCTCAGAGCGTTTGATGAATTGGTTATAAATTTCTGTTTCTCCAACATATTTTGCCAGCTGCGCAATGGCCCAGTCATCATAAGCATATTCCAACGTATTAGAAACCGAAGTTCCGCTTTTTTCAGCAGGGATGTATCCTAAATCAATATATTGTCCGATGCCTTCATAATCTCTTTTGTTTGCCGTAGCAATACAGGCCTGTAAAGCTGCTTTTGTATCACCGCTGTAATTTCCTTTAATTATGGCATCGGCAACAACGCTTACACTATGGTAACCGCTCATACACCAGTTGTCGTTCGCATAATGCGACCAGATCGGCAGCATTTTCATAGAAAACTGATCGTAATGCGCCATCATAGATTTCACCATGTCGCTGTTTCTTTTCGGCTGAATGATATTAAAGAAGGGATGTAGCGTTCGGTAAGTATCCCAAAGGGAAAAAGTGGTGTAATTTGTAAAATTGTTTGCCTGATGAACATTTTGATCCAAACCTTTATATTCTCCGTTCACGTCCATATAAGTGGTCGGATTAATGAAAGTATGATACATCGCGGTATAAAAATTCGTTTTTTCGTTTTCAGAACCTTTGATGATGATTTTATTTAATTCTTTGTTCCAATTGTCCTGAGTCTGTGTTTTTATCTGATCAAAAGATAAACTTCCTGCTTCTCTTTCTATATTTTCCAAAGCGTTTGCCTGACTTACGGGAGAAATTGCCAGCTTTACTTCTATGGCTTCATTTTCGTTCGTATCAAAATCAAAATACATTTTCAGGTTTTTTCCGGCGATTTCAGGAAAGTTTTTCGTCTGGTCGAATTTTCTCCAGAATCCGTTGTAAACCTGTTTTCCGTCATAATTTTTTTGTCCGTAAGATTTGAAAGGCTTTGAAAATTTCATTGCAAAATACACGGTTCTCGTTCTTGCCCAGCCATTGGTTTGTCTGTAGCCGGTCACCGTATTTCCGTTTTCTACGCGAACATAAGTCCAGATATTTTTTCCGTCATAATTATAAATTCCGGCCATCAGATCCAGGATGATGTGTGCCTGATCAGACTTTGGAAAAGTGTATCGATGAATACCTACCCTTGTTGTTGAGGTTAATTCGGCTAAAATATTATGGTCTTCCAGTTTTACCTGATAATATCCTGCTTCTGCTTTTTCGTTGCGATGCGAAAATCTGCTTCTGTAACCACTTTCAGGATTCGTTGCCGTTCCAGGATTCAACTGCAGTTTTCCCTCAGTTGGCATGATTAAAAAATCTCCCAAATCAGAATGTCCTGTTCCGCTAAAATGGGTCGAACTGAAACCGACAATGGTTTTATCTTCATAACGGTAGCCTGCACAGTATTTATAGACTTCTCCATTATATTTTCCATTGAGCTCATAAGTAATGGTATCGGTTTCCGGACTGAGTTGAACGGCTCCGAAAGGTGCGGTTGCGCCGGGATAAGTATGTCCCATTTTTTCTGTTCCGATGAACGGATTCACATATTGATAAAGTTTTTCGAATTTTTGAGCTTTAAAATGTAAACTAAAAACCAAAAGAAATAGAAAAACAGCAGTTCCGCACCTTGTCATGGATGAATATTTTTAATGAAAAGTAAATTTAGACAAAATCAGAGAATACTTGTTTAAAGTAAATTCAAGTTTAACGACAAAAGTTTAGACAAAAAAATTATTTCTCAGAAAAACGAAAGCCAATGCCATGCAGATTTTCGATGACAATATTTTCTTCATCTGCCAATACCTTTCTTAACCTTGAAATAAATACATCGAGGCTTCTTCCCATAAAATAATCATCATCGCCCCAAATAGCTTTCAGGATGTCTTGTCTTTTTAGAACATTATTTTTATTGCGGATAAAATAGAGGAGCAGATCAGATTCTCTTTGGGTAAGGGTGATTATATTTTCTGTATGTTCAAGTGTGTAATTTTTAGGATCAAAAGTATATTTTCCTACTTTAAATTTTGATGGATATGTATTCGTTTTCTTAGACCGTTTCAGGAAAACTTCGATCTTTAGGATCAGTTCCTCAATGCTGAAGGGTTTTACCAGATAATCATCGGCCCCTATTTTTAATCCTTTGATCCGGTCTTCTTTTAAGGCTTTTGCGGATAGGAAAATAATGGGGATCTCGGTATTTTTTTCGCGAATTCGTTCTGCAAGTTCAAAGCCGTTGAGTTCGGGCATCATTATATCAAGTAAACAAATGTCGAAGTTTTCTTTATTAAATGCTTCCAGGGCCGACTTCCCGTCGCGGTAACATGAAATATTGTAATAATTTTCCAAACTGTCCTGAATCAGGAAAGCAATTGTTTCATCATCCTCGGCATATAGAATTTTAGATTTTTGCATGGCTTTCACATTATTAAAGTGGTAAGGTAAGCGTAATGGTGATTCCCTTATCTGTATTATTTTCAACCGAAATTTTCCAGTTATGCTGTTGGACAATTTTTTTCACGTAAAATAAGCCTAACCCGAAACCATTCACTTCATCGCTCTTTTTAGTATTCACTCTGTAAAATTTATCAAAAATATGAGGAATATTTTTAGCGGGAATCCCTATTCCGTTGTCTTTGAACTTTAAATATAATGTTTTTGAATCTTTTAATGAAGAAATAATAATGACGGGGTTGGTGTCGCAGTATTTTATGGAGTTGTCTAAAATGTTATAAACAATATTGGTAAAGTGAAACTCATCGGCAATGATGGATATATTGCTGTCTATCTCTATTTTCACATACAGATCTTCATTTTTTTGTCTGATATTGTCAACAATTTCCTGAATAAAAGGTAATAAAGCAATCCTTTGAGGTTTTAAAGATAATCCTGCAGCGTCGTTTTTGGCAATATTCAGAATTTTTTCGACATGTCGGTTCAATTTATAGCTTTGATCGGTAATAATCGAAGTATACGTCTGCAATTTCGGATTTTCTCTTACCATATCCTGCTTAGTTAATGCTTCCGAAGCAAGCAGTATGGAAGAAAGCGGAGTTTTGAATTCATGGGTCATATTGTTAATGAAATCCCGTTGAAGTTCTGCAAATTTTTTCTGCTGAATAATCGTGTAAATTGAATATACATATACCAAAAGTATAATGATTAATGCAAATGTAAGCAAGTACCAGAAACGTAATGAACTGATAAGATACGTGGTTTTGTCCGGAAAGCGTATCGAAAAATAATAAACAAGATTTTTATGTTTGGGAAATTTGATTACTTTTTCATTAGGACTTTCCTGATGCTTTGAAATAAATTTTCCATACAGCATCTGATCACTGTGGCAGTTGTATAAAGCATAGACGTAATCCGTATTGATCTGGAACCTGGTAAATTCTGTTTTAAGATAATGTTCAAGTAATTCAGGATGAAATTCGTTGTTGATGTTTACAACATAATAATCGTTGGAAATATTCTGTACCGGATTTTCACTAAAAGATGTTTTTCCACCGGATAATTTTTCCACCACTTCGAGCAGGGCAACGTTTACAGTCTGATTAAATTTTTTATCTTCAAGATTATAAGCCTGCTTGGTCCACATTAATTGCGCAATCAATATCCCGATGATTGCAACAAACCCAAGGGTAATAATAATATTGAGTTTTTTTATTTCCATTTTACGAAACAATATTATCCAAAAATAATTATTTATCTTTGGCCATTAACAACTCATTAACAAATGTTTGAAACCGTTTAACATCTAGAACTTATTATCACCATTACATTTGTTGTATTGAAATACAGAACACATTTCCTTTGTAACAATTAAAATAAAATTTTATATCATGAAAAAATTAAAAATTACAGCTCTTTTAGCAGTATTGGCAGTTTCTCCGTTTTATGCGGGAGTTCTTCCTGCTGACAGCAATCCTGTTATTAAAGTACTTGCAGATGCCATCAAGTGGAAATCAGAATCTATTGATGTAGGAAATATTCCTCAGGGAAAACCTAAATTGATCCGATTCGAATTTACCAATACTTCCAAAAAACCAATTGTTATAGAAAATGTTGCCCCATCTTGCGGATGTACAACGGCAGACTATACCAAAACTCCGATTCTTCCCGGAAAAAAAGGGTTTGTAGAAGCGAGCTATAATGCAGCAAGTGCAGGTCCTTTCATGAAAACGGTAAACGTTACGACCAGTGACAGCAAAACTCCGAAAACTCTTTCTTTTAAAGGAACAGTTGTTGCTTCTTAATTTGGATTAAATTTAATCTTGTTCAATATAAAAAACAGCGTGATCATTACTGGTCGTGCTGTTTTTGTTTCTAGAAGGAATTTCAGTGTTCAAGAGTAATTTTACTTTTTATTTGAAGCTTTTCCGGCTTTCCGCACTCGCTATTTTATTTGGTTTTGGCGGCGCGGCTTCGCCGCGCCGCCAAAACCAAATAAAATGAGCTCAGACAATGCTGCAATCCGGGCTAGGCTCGAAAATCATTTTTTCAACAGAGATTTTTCTAGCTAATCATAATTTTACTCAAACAATCATTTACTTTCTCGTTTTGTATACTTTTTAATTCTTTTCAATCGCCTCTTCATTTACCTTTTTTGCAGTAAAATAAAAAATAAATTATTTAACGCATTATTTCTTGAGCCATTTTGAAGAACAACAATTCAATATTTAGTATTTTTAAGAAAAATAAACAGTATGAACTTATATACACAACCCATGTTACGGGAAGATGCCTTAAAAGATAAAGTAGCCATCGTTACCGGCGGCGGGAGCGGACTGGGAAAAGCAATGACAAAATATTTCCTGCAGTTAGGCGCAAAAGTTGTGATTACATCCAGAAATCTGGAAAAATTACAGGCAACAGCCAAAGAACTGGAAGATGAAACCGGGGGAAAAGTGCTTAGTGTAGCATGTGACGTCAGAAACTGGGATGAAGTGGAAGCCATGAAAGAAGCCGCTTTAAAGGAGTTCGGGAAAATTGACATCTTATTAAATAATGCAGCCGGGAATTTCATTTCTCCTACAGAGAGGCTCACGCATTCAGCATTCGATTCCATTCTGGATATTGTTTTAAAAGGAACAAAAAACTGCACCCTTTCTGTTGGAAAACATTGGATCGATTCTAAAACATCGGGGACAGTTCTGAATATCGTAACCACATATTCCTGGACAGGCTCTGCCTATGTGGTTCCGTCTGCGTGTGCCAAAGCGGGAGTATTAGCAATGACCAGGTCTCTTGCTGTAGAATGGGCAAAATACGGAATCCGTTTCAACGCGATCGCTCCGGGACCGTTTCCTACAAAAGGAGCCTGGGACAGATTGCTACCGGGAGATTTGCAGGAAAAATTTGACATGAGAAAAAAAGTTCCGCTACGAAGGGTAGGAGAACATCAGGAATTGGCAAACCTTGCAGCCTATCTGGTTTCCGATTATTCGGCTTATGTAAATGGAGAAGTGGTAACCATCGACGGTGGAGAATGGCTTCAGGGTGCAGGCGAATTTAATATGCTGGAAGATATTCCACAGGAAATGTGGGACGCTTTGGAGGCTATGATCAAGGCAAAAAAGTCAAATTAATTTATACTTAACCAGTAGATCATTAAAGAAGTAAGGAGTATCAAACAAAAAATCAACATCTTGTTCTTACACTAAGGTTGAAAAACTAAATAAGTTTATTAAATTATCCATTACTATACTTTCTGCCTTATAAACATTATTTTTGTTTTCATAACTAAAATAGACGATTATGAATTTCAGATTTTCAATCTTAACGGTGATGATGTTTGCAATAGGTTTTTCACAGGATCTTAAGGTAATGAGTTTCAATATCAGGCTGAATGTAGATTCGGATAAAGAAAATGCATGGATCTACAGAAAGCAGGAGGTAGCAGATCTTCTTTCCTATTATCATCCGGACTATTTCGGAGTTCAGGAAGCATTGCCGGAACAGATGAAAGACATCAAAAACGGATTGAAAAATTACGATTATGTGGGCGTAGGAAGAGACGACGGAAAAGAAAAAGGCGAATTTTCTGCTATATTTTATGATACAGAAAGATTACAGGTGGTAAAATCAGGAACATTCTGGCTTTCCGAAACGCCTGAAAAACCTTCTAAGGGATGGGATGCCGCACTAAACAGAATATGTACTTATGCATTTTTCAGGGATAAAAAATCGAAGAAAGAATTCATGGCCATGAATCTTCATTTTGATCATATCGGGAATTTGGCAAGGGTAAAATCTTCTGAACTTATTTTAAAGAAAATCAGAGAACTTAATCCCAAAAACTTACCTGTAACGGTGAGCGGTGATTTTAATCTAACCGAAGATTCAGAACCGATTAAAATTATGTCACAAAACATGCAGGACAGTTTTTATCATTCGGAAACAAAACATTACGGCCCCAGAGGAACTTTTACGGCATTCAATGTCAATGAAATTCCTAAAAACAGGATCGATTATATATTTGTGAAAGGTTTCAAGATTAAATCTCACAGGCATATTAATGACAGAAGGGAAAACCTGCTTTATCCGTCGGACCATTTTCCTGTACTGGCAGATCTGCAGTTTTAAAATATTAACGAAGAGAAATCAATAGCTTATTTTTTTCCCAAAAGACCATACAGAATTTTATCCCTGATCTCATCGGTGATTTCGGAGGTAGATTCTGTATTTCTTTTAAACCAAAAATAAGAGTTATTCAGCGTATGCAGGATAAATCTTGTTGTGAAAGACGAAGACCTTAATTCCCAGCTTTCGGCATGATAGATTTCAGAAATCAGAGATTCTACTTCCTGCTGGTAATTTTTACGCAAAGCTATAAACTCTGGAAGACGTTCTTCCAAATGTTTCCATTCGTTGGAATAAATATGCGTAACGTCGCGGTTTTTAAGAACTACCGACAGATGCTTTTCAATAAAAAGGTTGAGCTTTTCCCGGGGCGGAATGTCCGTATTTTTTATCTCCTGAAGCTCATCAAAAAATTCCTGGGCAATCCCGAAACAAATCCATTCTAAAATTTCTTCCTTGGAACGGATATGCGCATACAATGAAGCCGCCTTGATATTGAGCTTTGTTGCCAAATCGCGTACCGAGCTGCCCATATAGCCCTTCTCTTTGAAAAGTTCTACGGCAACATCCAATATTTTTTTTTGTTTCTCTTTAAGCTCCATCTGGTAAAACGCAAAAGTAATTATTTTGGTTGTAATATTTTGATTTTGAATGAATGATTTTTCCCTTCCATAGGAATGGGGATATCTCAAAAAACAAATTATTAAGAATATATATGCATAGAAAAAACATTCTTAAGAAAAAGCTACATCAATGAAAGCGGTTTTATTATCAGCAACAATTTCCTAAATTAGCACAACACAAAAAAACACTCATGACCGAAAAATTACTCCAATATCTCTGGAATCATAAGATCTTCAAACATTTTGACTTTAGAGATGTTGAAAAGAATCCCGTTGAAATTATAGACTTCGGAAAATGGAATACCGATTCCGGGCCGGATTTCTTAGCAGCTAAAATAAAATTCGGCGGCGTTACTTTGGCCGGACATATTGAACTTCATATAAAATCTTCCGACTGGATCTTTCACCATCATTCACAGGATCCCAATTACCAGAATATTATTCTGCATGCCGTCTATGAGCATGATATGGATATCGATGAACTGAAAAATAAAAACATTCCCACACTAGAACTAAAGCATTACATTGACCAGAATATGCTGTGGAAATATGAAAAGCTGTTAAACGGAAATCAATTCATTGGCTGCGAAGACATCTTTGATCCGAAATATATTCCTGCAGGTTTTCATAAAGAAAATATCCTGAAAAAACTGAATGAAAAATCTAACGAGCTTGAGAAAAGTCTTAAAAAGTTTAAAAATAATTTTGAAGCTGTGCTGTTCCATAGTCTTGCCTATTCTTTCGGATTGAAGATCAATGCTGAAATATTCAGACAAATTGCAGAAAGTATTGAATTTTCCATTATTCTGAAAGTCCGCCAAAACAGAACCCAGCTTGAAGCCTTATTATTCGGGATTGCGGGCTGGCTGGAAAATCCTGAAGATGAAGCCATGCAAATCTGGAAAAGGGAATTTGATTTTTTAAAAGCAAAGTTCAATATACCGAATGTACAAATCCACCCTAAATTCTTAAGGCTGCGTCCGCATAATTTCCCCACCGTCCGCCTAGCGCAGATAGCAGACCTGTATCACCAACATCAGAATCTGTTTTCAAAAGTTATCCATTCGAAATCTGCCGAAGAATTATTCGTTGTATTTAAAGAAATTAAAGCCTCGGAATATTGGAACAATCATTTCAATTTCGGAAAAATTTCAAATGTAAATCAGCCGAAAGTATTGAGTAAAGATTTTATTGAATTGATTATACTGAATACAATTTTACCGTTGAAATACACCTATCATCAACATCACCATGAAGAAATTGCAGAGGAGCTCATTTTATTTTATAAAAATCTATCTGCAGAAAAAAACTCAATCATTGAAAATTGGACAAAAATAAATGTCGAAATACCGAGTGCTTTGGAAAGCCAAAGTTTCATATATCATTTCAATCATTTTTGTGTACAAAAAAATTGCTTAAATTGCAGTATTGGATTAAACTTTTAAACAATCTCACAATGCTAGATAATATCCGCCACAAAATGGAAAGAGAATGGTTCGGTGTTCTTACGAGAACCGGCGCTAAACTGGGTATTCCCGTATCCAAACTAAGGGTTTTCTTTATTTACTCCACTTTTGCCACGGCAGGGTTTTTCTTTCTTATCTATCTCGGATTGGCATTCACACTATGGGTGAAAGATATTTTCATCACGAGAAGACCTAATGTTTTTGATCTCTAACTTATGGAATTTTTACAGATTACATCCCCTGAAGATTACAGGGTGCAGGAAATTTACAGGTCGTACTGCAACACTTTCCCAGAAGATGAAAGAAGGGATTGGGAAAAGCTTATTACACTGTTCTCAAATCCGAAAGCAAAAATAATATCAGTACTTCATGATTCGAAAAACATAGGATACCTCATCCTTTGGGAACTCAGCAATTATACTTTTGTTGAACATTTTGAAGTTTTTGAAGAATTTAGAAGCCAGAAGCTGGGTTCACACATTACCCAATATCTTTTTGAAAACTTTCCGAGAATCATTCTGGAAATAGAACCTGATCACCTCAATGAAAATGCGGCAAGAAGGTATGCTTTCTATCAGAGAAACGGCTTCCGCCTTATCGATGAAATGTATGTACAGCCAAGCTATGGAAAAGGGAAAAAGCCGCTTAACCTTTGGCTTTTATCGAACTATACTCCTGAAAATCTAAATAATGTTAAAGACGAAATTTATGATATTGTCTATCATTAATGACTGAATAAACTACTTTTCAACAGAACTTTCTTTCAGTCTTTCAACGAATACCTGAAAAGACTCTTCCATCCGTGATAATGCGCCGGTGAGGTTTTTAGCCCGTACAAAAGTTCTGGTCTGTGGTTTTTCTAAAAATGAAAACTCAATAAACTCGGAGATTCTTTCTTTGGGAATGCCTGCTTTGATGAAATAATCATCCTCTACCCTTTCGCGGATCCATGCAATATCTTCCTGGAGATCATCATATCTATACTGCCTTTTCATCCGCCTTGCATCTCCGCTAACGAGATCATAAAGCCCCTGAATATTGAGATTCCCCAACAGAATAGGAAACAATACCTGTTTGATATCTGCAGGGGTTTCACGCATTTTTCCAGTAGGCTGCGGAAGTCCTACTGCATCTTCCACCATCTTTCCTTTATCAATTTTAGCTACTGCACGGGAATCCTTTTTGATATCACCGGTAAGGTTGGCAAGTTCTACCTCTTCAATCTCTTCGGCGATTCTTACCAGTTTTATTATTGCTTTTTTATCGGTAAGATATTTTGCCTGTATGGAGGACCTTTCATAGCCAGAGCGTATAAACCGTAACTCATCTTCAGGAGTTGCTTCTATGGAAAAAGTTCCGTCTAATGCAGTATACGTCTTCTTCTCTGAGGAAATGTTCATGATCATTACAGCAGGAAGGGCAACCCCGTCTTCATCGGTAATTGATCCTTCCACTGTTTTTTGTGAAAATGCATTCAGAAAAGGAAAGACAATAAAAATTAAAAGCTTTATTCTCATTACTTTACATTAAATTGGAAATTTTACGGGGTTTTGTAAGTAGAAATCCTGTTCAGCACTGCACTTTTAAATCTATTAAGATCTGCTTCAGTAACATAACCATATTTAAGGATGTTTTTTCTTTCAAAACCTGTTCTTAGAATGTAAAGAATAAAATGTTGTATTTGGGATTTTTCAATTTTAAGATCTTCAAAGAAAGCTGTTCCCAAGGCATTTTGTAAGTAATTTAGCAAATCAATATCGTCCCACTTGTTTTTAACTTTTCCTAGAGAAAAAACCCCTTTCGTTACCGGCTGTACAAATTCTCCCGGCCTCGGTGCAAGAACCGAAGGTGCAGATTTTCGGGTCATATAAACAGCAAGATCATTTTTAAGTTTCTGAACTTTCCTGGGAGGATTAAGGTTTTTGGAATCAATTTTAATATCTCCCGTAAGTTCTTTTTTCACTTCCACTTCAGCAATAAGCGTTGCCGATCTCACAAGTTTAATATTAACAGGTGCACTGATGTCTTCTTTATTGATTCCTCGGCTAGTCCTTTCATATCCTTCTTTCACAAACCGGAGTTGATCCCCGCTTCTTCCGGATATCATAAAATGGCCATCACGATTGGTTGAAATTCTTTCGTCGGTTCGTATGTTGATAACTGTAACGCCTGCAATTTCAGTATTTTCTTCAGAAGTCACCTTCCCGAAAATATAATCCTGAGCTTGTGCAGTAATGGAGAAAACAGTGAATAAAAGAAAGAGTAGTTTAATTTTCACGGAAAGTTTTTTATTAGAGCAAAACTATCAATATTTTTAAATATTTCATAAAGTTTAACCTCACTTAACGGGTTTTAGCATTTCTTTTTGATTCTTAGTCCTTAAACTGTTAAATCTGCAACCGGATTTGTTAAAATTTCACTTAAAAATTAAGTAACTTGCAGATTGAATTCCACTCAAAATGCAAAATTCTTATACCGTTATCAATGCTTCAGCCGGTTCAGGAAAAACCTATGCTTTGGTTCAGCGGCTATTGATGATCTGTCTCCGGTATCCTAATCAGCAGCAGTCGATCAGGAATATTCTGGCGTTGACCTTTACCAACAAGGCGGCCAACGAAATGAAAGAGAGAATCCTGACCTGGCTTGGGAACTTTTCTTCGGATGATTTCGCGGAAAATGGTGATCTTAAAAATATTCAGAAAGCATTTGAGCAGGAAGGTATAAGAATAACGATCGACGAGCTCCATCTCCGTGCAAAGAAGCTATTGGATTATGTTCTTCATAATTATTCCACGCTGAATATCGGAACGATAGACCGTTTTAACTCCAGACTAGTGAGAAGCTTTTCTTATGAACTGGGTCTGGCTAAAAATTTCAATCTTGAAATTGAAGCCGAGCCTTTCCTGATTGAAGCGGTAGACAAAATGCTTGACCAGATCGGGGAAAATGAAGTGATTTCCGAGTCTTTTATGGATTATGTAGATTACAGTCTTGAAAATAATGAGCGGATTAATCTAAACAAAAACCTTTACGATTCTGCTAAAGAATTTGTGAAAGATATTCATTATGAACACCTGAAAAACAATAAAGATTTCGACAGCACGAATTACGAAAATATTAAAAATGAACTTCGTAAAGAGATTGTATTCAACAAAAAACAAGCGCTTGAACTCGCTGCGAAATCAATAGAATT
This region includes:
- a CDS encoding GNAT family N-acetyltransferase, whose protein sequence is MEFLQITSPEDYRVQEIYRSYCNTFPEDERRDWEKLITLFSNPKAKIISVLHDSKNIGYLILWELSNYTFVEHFEVFEEFRSQKLGSHITQYLFENFPRIILEIEPDHLNENAARRYAFYQRNGFRLIDEMYVQPSYGKGKKPLNLWLLSNYTPENLNNVKDEIYDIVYH
- a CDS encoding carboxypeptidase-like regulatory domain-containing protein produces the protein MKIKLLFLLFTVFSITAQAQDYIFGKVTSEENTEIAGVTVINIRTDERISTNRDGHFMISGRSGDQLRFVKEGYERTSRGINKEDISAPVNIKLVRSATLIAEVEVKKELTGDIKIDSKNLNPPRKVQKLKNDLAVYMTRKSAPSVLAPRPGEFVQPVTKGVFSLGKVKNKWDDIDLLNYLQNALGTAFFEDLKIEKSQIQHFILYILRTGFERKNILKYGYVTEADLNRFKSAVLNRISTYKTP
- a CDS encoding PspC family transcriptional regulator; this encodes MLDNIRHKMEREWFGVLTRTGAKLGIPVSKLRVFFIYSTFATAGFFFLIYLGLAFTLWVKDIFITRRPNVFDL
- a CDS encoding carboxypeptidase-like regulatory domain-containing protein — encoded protein: MRIKLLIFIVFPFLNAFSQKTVEGSITDEDGVALPAVMIMNISSEKKTYTALDGTFSIEATPEDELRFIRSGYERSSIQAKYLTDKKAIIKLVRIAEEIEEVELANLTGDIKKDSRAVAKIDKGKMVEDAVGLPQPTGKMRETPADIKQVLFPILLGNLNIQGLYDLVSGDARRMKRQYRYDDLQEDIAWIRERVEDDYFIKAGIPKERISEFIEFSFLEKPQTRTFVRAKNLTGALSRMEESFQVFVERLKESSVEK